GCGGTCTCGCCCTCGGCGGTCCGCACGGCCGCGAGCGGGGACAGGCTCGCGGCCCACTTGCGCAGGCTGTTGGCGAGCTCGACCTGCTCGTCGGTGATGCCGATCGACATTGATGCTCTCCCGCCGTACGAAAACTAGAACGCGTTCTAACTCTACTAGAGTGACGGGGTGCCCGACACCGCCCCGGACCAGATGCCGTCCGACCTGCTGGATCTCGCCCGTGCCGCGAAGGGCTTCATGCCCGGCGACGAGGGCGATCTGCTCTTCCGGATCGCGCTCGAGCGGCTGCCCCACGGGCCGGGCCTCGAGATCGGCACCTACTGCGGCAAGTCCGGCATCTACCTCGGTGCGGCCGCGCAGCGGGTGTCCCGAGCGACCGGTGCCACCGCTGTGGTCTTCACCGTCGACCACCACCGCGGCTCCGAGGAGAACCAGGCCGGATGGGAGCACCACGACGCCAGCGTCGTGGACCCCGAGTTCGGCCTCATGGACACGCTGGGGCAGTTTCGCAAGAACATCGCGCGGGCTGGGCTGGAGGACCACGTGATCGCGGTCGTCGGCCAGTCCAGGACCGTCGCCGCCCACTGGCGCACGCCGCTCTCCCTGCTCTTCATCGACGGCGGCCACGGCGAGCAGCCTGCCCGCGACGACTTCGCGGGCTGGGCGCATTGGGTCGACACCGGCGGCTACCTCGCCGTCCACGACGTCTTCCCCGACCCCGCGGACGGTGGGCGGCCGCCGTACGAGCTGATCTACCTGCCCGCGCTGGCCAGCGGCGCGTTCAGCGAGGTCGCCGTCCAGGGCTCCCTGCGCGTCCTGCAGCGCACCCAGGGTTCAGCGGGCGACCCGCTCTGAGGCGCACTCGCACTCCAGCGCGATCTCCTCGAAATGGGGGGCGAGCGAGGTGCCGCGCATGATCCCGGACCCCGGGGTCGCATGGCCGTAGGTCTCCCCCAGGGCGTCGACGGCGAGGAGCACAGCCGCCGCCGTGTACGTCGTGTGCTCGTGCGGCCAGTGCACGTCGCGCGGCTCGTCGTCGGGGGCGGGACGCGCGGGGTCGGCGTAGACCCAACCGGTCCAGTAGCGCCCGTCGGACTCGCGCAGGTGCTGCATGTCGGCGACCAGGCGCAGGGCGCGGCGGCGCGACGCGGAGTCGCCGATGACATCGAGGGCCATCGCCAGCTCGCAGGTCTCGGCACCGGTGACCCAGGGATTGGTGTCGACGCAGTGGATGCCGAGCCCCGGGACCACGAAGTCGTCCCAGCGCCGCTCCAGCAGGGCGAGCGCCGCCTCGCCGCGGACCGGGCCCCCGAGGACCGGGTAGTACCAGTCCATGGAGTACGTCGACTTGTCCGCGAACCTGTCCGCGTGGGTGCGCACCGCGTGGCCGAGCCGGCCGCCCGCCAGCTCCCACTCGGGCTGGGGGTCGTCCATCAGGTCGGCGAGGGCGACGCCGGCGCGCAGCGAGTGGTAGATGCTGGAGTTGCCGGTGAGCAGGCAGAAGTCATCGACCGGCGTCCAGCGGATGCCGCCGAAGGGCTGCTGCAGCGAGACGACGAAGTCGAGACCGGCCCGGACCGAGGGCCAGTAGCGCTCGACGAAGCGGATGTCGCGGCGTACCAGCCAGTGGTGCCACAGGCCCACCGCGAAGTACGCCGACATGTTGACCTCGCCGCGCTCGTCCGCCGGCTCGCCACCGACGATCTTCATCGGCCACGAGCCGTCGGCGCGCTGCATCGTCGGCACCCAGGCGTAGGCGCGCTCGGCGGCCTCGACCTGGCCGCCGACCAGCATCGCCATCGCAGCCTCGACGTGGTTCCAGATGTCGACGTGCTCACCCGTCGTCCACGGCACGGCGCCCCACGGCTCCTGCATCGCCGCGATGGCGGCCGCGGTGTCGGCGACCTCCTGGGCGGTGAGAACTCCGTCGACGTACGGCAGCCGCGAGAGGGCGACCTCGGGGACCGCCGTCATGCGTCGTCCGGCTTGCGGAAGTAGAGGACCATGGACTTGCCGATCATCGGGTCGAGGACCTTGCCGGCGAGCCGGAGCGCCGTGGGCTGCTTCATGATCTCCCAGACCAGGAGCTTGTGGTAGGCCTTCGCGAGCGGGTGGGTGTCGTTCTCGACGCCGACGGCGCACTTGATCCACCAGTACGGCGCGTGCAGGCCGTGGGTATAGCTCTTGCCCTCGAACAGCATCGCCTCGCCCGGCGTGCCGTCGTTGGAGCGACCGCCCTTGGTGATCTTGTCGACCAGCTCGTGGTCGGTGTAGATCCGGATGTGGCCGCCCGCGGCATGGTGATAGTCGGCCGAGAGTCGCCAGTTGATGACCTCGGGCAGCCACCGGGGCACGGTCACCGCGAGGGTGCCGCCCGGGCGCAGCACCCGGATCAGCTCCCGGATCGCGGCGACGTCGTCGTGGATGTGCTCGAGCACCTCGGAGCACACGACCCGGTCGAACTCGCCGTCGGCGAACGGGAGCGCGAGCGCATCGCCCTGCTTGACGTCGGCCTCCGCGCCCTCGGGCACCTCGCCGGCCTCCTTCATCGCGACGAACAGGTCGCGGACGCCCTCCAGCTCCTCGGCGTCGAGGTCGAAGGCGATCACGTCGGCGCCGCGGCGGTACATCTCGAAACTGTGCCGACCGGCACCAGCGCCCATGTCGAGGACGCGGTCGCCGGCCCGCAGGCCGAGACGGTCGAAGTCAACGGTCAGCATGTCCTCAGTTCCCCTTCTCCGCGGCCTCGGCGGCGTGGTCCGCGATGACCTTGTCGTACGCCGCGGCGACCTTGACGGCCACGGCCTTCCAGCTGAACTGCTCCTCGACCCGTCGGCGGCCGGCAGCACCCATCCGCGCGCGGCGCTCGGGGTCATCGAGCATCCGCTCCAGGGCGTGCAGCAGCTCACCGACGTCGCCGGGGGCGACCAGGTCGGCGCACTCGCCGTCCTCGCCGACCACCTCGGGGATCGCACCGGCGCGCGACACGATGAGCGGCGTCGCGCACGCCATCATCTCCGCGGTCGGCAGCGAGAAGCCCTCGTAGAGCGACGGGACGCAGGCGACCTCGGCCGAGCCCATCAGCTCGACCAGCTCGTCGTCGGTCAGCCCGTGGGCGAAGCGGACGGCGTCGCCGATGCCGAGCTTCTCGATCAGCTTCTCGGTGCGACCACCCGGCGCGGGGCGGGTCACCAGGACCAGCTCGACGTCGCGCTCGGTGCGCAACTTGGCGAACGCCTCGAGCAGCGTGGCGACGCCCTTCATCGGGGCATCCGCGCTGGCCATCGCCATGATCCGGCCCGGCACCCGCGGCTTGCTGGGCGGCACGAAGTTGTCGTCGACACCGAGCAGGATGACCTGCATCCTCGCCGGGTCGACGTCGAAGTCGCGGGCGATGTCGCGCTTGGACGCCTCCGACGGCGTGAGGATCCAGCGGGCCCGGCGTGCGACGTGCGCCTGCATCCGTAGGAAGCCGTACCAACGCCGCAGGGTGAACTTCCGCCAGGGGTTGCGGGTCTGCGCGAGATCGATCCTCCGGTCGAAGGTGATCGGGTGGTGGATCGTGGTCAGCATCGGGGCGCCGACGGCCGCCTCGACGTCGAGCATCCCGTGGCCCAGCACCTGGTTGTCGTGCACGACGTCGAAGTCACCGCGGCGCTGCGCGAGCACCTTGACGATCCGGCGCGCGAAGGTGCGCGGCTCGGGGAACCCCGCCAGGCACATGATCGCGAACTCCTGGACGTCGATCAGGTCGCGGAACTCGCGCAGCCTGGGCACCCGGAACGGATCCGGCTCGCGATAGAGGTCGAGGCTGGGGACCTTGGTCAGCGTGACGCCCTCGTCGAGCGCCGGATAGGGCTGGCCGGAGAACACCTCGACGGTGTGCCCCAGCCGGGTGAGCTCACGGCTCAGGTGGCGCAGGTAGACACCCTGCCCCCCGACGTGGGTCTTGCTGCGGTAGGAAAGCATCGCGATCCGCACAGGTACCTCTCCCCAAGCCTTGCTCCCGGGGAGCAGTCCGAAACGAAACGTAGTGGAACGTGTTCCAAATTATGCGCTACTTGCCGGTAGCCTATCCACTGGGTCCATATCGACCCGACTCTTCACAGCACCGCAGGGGGACCTCTCGTGACCATCGCGAACCCGTCCACGTCCGACGATCTCGGATCGGCCGCACAGCGGGAGCGCCGCAAGCGAATCCTCGACGCGACCTACGACCTCGCCAAGTCCGGCGGCTTCGACGCCGTCCAGATGCGCGCGGTCGCCGAGCGGGCCGACGTGGCCCTCGGCACGCTGTACCGCTACTTCCCCTCGAAGATCCACCTGCTGGTCTCGGCCCTCGGCCGCCAGTTCGACGAGGCCTCGGCCCGTCTCGGCGAGCGCGAGATCCCGGGCGACACGCAGGCCGAGCGGGTGCTGTACGTCCTCAAGCGGATGGCCCGCGGCATGCAGGGCGACCCCAAGCTGACCGAGGCGCTCACCCGCGCCTTCATGTTCGCCGACAGCAGCGTCACCAACGAGATCCACGTCGTCGGCATGGCGATGACCTCGATCGTGACCCACGCGATGCACGGCGGCGTCCCGGACGAGGGCGCGCTGACCGACCAGGACGTCGCCATCGCGCGCGTCATCGGCGACGTGTGGCTCTCCGCGCTGGTGGCCTGGGTGACCGGCCGCTCCACGGCGGCGGAGACCGCGGCGCACATGGAGACCGCGGTCGGCCTCATCCTGCGCGACTGACAAGACTCAGGCCCCGAACGCATGGGTGGAGGTGACGCCGCCGTCGACGGCGATCTCGGCGCCGTTGATGTACGACGACTCGTCGCTGGCCAGGAAGACGTAGACCGGCGCGATGTCCTCCGGCGTGCCGACCCGGCGCAGCGGCACCTTGCTGGCGCCGAACTCCATCGCGGCGTCGCCGCCGTGGACCCGGGTCATCGGGGTGTCGATCATCCCGGGATGCACCGAGTTGACCCGGATCCCCTTGGGGCCGAGCTCCATCGCCGCGCACTTGGTCATGCCGCGGATCGCCCACTTGGTGGCGGCATACGCCGTGCACGACGGCATGCCGGCCAGTCCCTCGACCGACGAGGCGTTGATGATCGAGCCGCCGCCGTTCTTGCGCATCGTTCGGGTCACCGCCTGCATCCCGAGGAAGCACCCGAGCTGGTTGACCCGCCACAGCAGCTCGACCTCCTCGGCGGGCATCCGCTCGATGTCGCCGAACCGCAGGATGCCGGCGTTGTTGGCGAGCACGTTCACCGCCCCGAAGCGGGCGTTCGCGTCGTCGACGACGCTCGCCCAGGAGGCTGCGTCGCCGACGTCGTGGTGCACGAAGTGAGCGGCGTCGCCCAGCTCGTCGGCCAGCGCCTGGCCCTGCTCCTTGGCGACGTCGGCGATGACGACGTGGGCCCCCTCGGAGACATAGGCCCGTGCGATCTCGGCGCCCTGGCCCATCGCGGCTCCGGTGACGATCGCGACCTTGCTGTCCAGACGTCCCATCACACACTCAGCCTCATGATCGAGTCGGCGGCGAAGCCGACGTGGGGGTCGCGGTCGGCGAAGAAGCCACCGAGCTGCTTGTCGAGGTCGTCGCCGGTCCACAGGTCTCCGGCGGCGTCGAAGCGCTGCTCCACGACAGGGGCGGCCACGAGGGCGACCATGCCGCCGTACACGACGAAGACCTGGCCGGTGATCCGCTCGGCGGCAGGCGAGGCGAGGTAGGCGACCAGCGGCGCGACGTGGTCGGCCGAGTACGGGTCGACCGCCTGGCCGGACCGGTCCTCGCCGAAGACCTCGGCCGTCATCGCGGTCCGGGCGCGGGGGCAGATCGCGTTGGCCCGCACGCCGATGCGGGACAACCCGCGGGCCGTCGACAGCGTGAGCGCGGCGATGCCGGCCTTGGCGGCGGCGTAGTTGGCCTGGCCCGGCGAGCCACCGAGGAACGCCTCGGAGGCGGTGTTGACGATGCTGCCGTAGACGGTGCCCGACTCGCTCTCCTTGGCCCTGCCGCGCCAGTAGGCCGCGGCATTGCGCGAGAGCAGGAAGTGGCCGCGCAGGTGGACCGCGATGACCGCGTCCCACTCGTCGTCGCCGAGGTTGAAGAGCATCCGGTCGCGGGTCATGCCCGCGTTGTTGACGACGATGTCGAGCCCACCGAGCTCGACCGCGGCCGCGACCATCGCGTCGGCCGTGGCCCGCTCGCTCACGTCGCCCGGTACGACGACCGCCTGGCCGCCGAGCGAGCGGATCTCCTCGACCGCGTCGTCCCCGGCTCCCGGCAGGTCGTTGACCACCACCCGGGCCCCGGCCCGGGCCAGCGCGACCGCCTCCGCGCGGCCCAGGCCGGCACCGGCGCCGGTGACGATCGCGACCTTGCCGTCGAGCGACGTCGTCGCCTCCATGCTCACTCCTCCACCAGCGTGATCGCGGCGCGCGGGCAGGCCGCGACGGCGCGCTTGACGTTCTCGAGGTTCTCGTCGGTCGTGTGCTCGGTGTGGAGCTGCAGGAAGTCGTCGTCGTCCAGCTCGAACACCTCGGGCGCCATCGCCTCGCACAGGCCGTTGGACTCGCACAGGTCGAAGTCGACCTTGATCTTCATGGACATGCTGCCTTTCACGTCATCTTCCGGTGGTCCCAGGACGCCACGCGGTCGGGATGGATGATCACGCCGACCCGCTTGGTCGCCTGCTTCTCGACCGTCTGCGCGCCGATCTCGCCGAGCGCCTCGAACGAGTCGACGCCGAACATCCGCACGGACACGGCCTTGCCGATCTCGAGGATCCGGTCGTGCTCGCGCACGATCTCGGCGCGGCCCTCGATGGAGACGCCGCGCAGCTCGAAGTAGTCGGTGCCGTCCTCGACCAGCGCGGTCACCCGCGGATCCCGCTCGAGGTTGAGGATCTTCTGGCTGCGGCCGTAGGTCCAGAACACGATCCGGCCGTCCTGGAGGTCGTAGAAGAGCGTGGTGAGATGCGGGAAGCCGTCGCGGCCATTGGCCGCGACCTGGACCTTGAGGTTCTCCTCGAGCAGGCCCTGCACCTCCTCCTCGGTCAGCTTGACCTGGTCGCGACCGGCGCTCATGCTCAGCTCCCTTCCGAGGAGTGTCCGGGGAACACGTGAGCGGTCGGGTCGATGACCACGGCCGCGTTGTTGACGGCGGTCGCGGCCTCGCCGAAGCCGACCGCGATCAGCCGGACCTTGCCGGCGTACTCGGTGATGTCGCCCGCGGCGAACACGCGCGGGAGCGTGGTCCGCATCGACGGGTCGACGACGATATGGCGGCGGTGGGTCTCCAGACCCCACTGCTGCAGCGGTCCGAGATCGGCGATGAAGCCGAGCGCGGCGACCACGGCCTGGGCGGGGAGCCGCTGCGACTCGCCGTCGACGCTCAGCTCGACCTCGGCGAGCGGACCCGCGCTCCCGCCGTCGGCGTCGCGGAGCGCGGCGACCTCGGCCTTGGTGACGATCCTGACCGAGGACGCCTGGACCTGCTCGACGGTGCGCTGGTGCGCCCGGAAGGCGTCGCGCCGGTGCACGAGCGTCACCGAGCGGGCGACCGGCTCCAGGTGCACGGCCCAATCGAAGGCGCTGTCGCCGCCGCCGACGATGACCACGTCCTGGTCGCGGTAGGGCTCGAAGCCGGGGACGAAGAACTCCACGCCACGCCCGACCCAACCCTCCGCCGCGGGCAGCGGGCGCGGACTGAACTTGCCGATGCCCGCGGTGATGACCAGCGCCTTGGCGCGCACGTCGATGCCGTCGTCGAGGCGCAGGGTGAGACCGTCGTCGTCGACGGCGAGGTCGGTGGCGGTGCGGCCGAGCAGCTGCTCGGGCTTGGCGCTGAGCGCCTGGGCGGCGAGGCCCTCGACCAGATCCCTGCCCTTGACGCTCGGGAAGCCGGCGACGTCGAGGATCGCCTTCTCGGGGTACATGGCGGTGATCTGGCCGCCGAGCTCGGGCAGCGAGTCGATCAGTGCTACCCGCATCCCGCGGAATCCTGCATAGTAGGTGGCGAACAGACCGGTCGGGCCCGCGCCCACCACGGCCAGATCGCAGTCGACGATGCTCTCTCCTGGGGTGGCCACGACGGAACTGTAACGTGTTCTAGCTAGTCGTGTCTCGCACGTCGCCGTCGTAGCGAGCGGCGTTTCCGGCCGATCTGGCAAGGCGGCGGAGCGACGGCATGCTGGATCGCACGTCGAGCGACGCCAACGCGGCCAGATCGAGTCGGAAACGTCGCGTAGCAGGCGGGGGCGTGGGAGACACGACTACTCGGTCTTGTCTTGCTCTGTCGGGTCCTGGCTCGGCGCGTCCCCGCCCGGCGCCTCGGGAGCGGGCGTGGCCGACGGGTCGTCGGTGTCGAGCCGGTCGACGAGCCACCCGTGGTCGGTGTTGACCATCGTGACGAGCACCCGGTACGGCGTCACCACCGTCTCCGGCTTGCCGTCACGCTCGCGCTGGACCACCTGGTTGAGGAACACCAGCGCCTCGAGCCGGGTGCGGTTGGCGCGCACGACCCCTTGCGCGACGACGCTGGCCTGGACGACGAGCTTCTGGGCGATGCCCTGCTCCTTCACGTCGCCGATCGTCTTGAGGTAGTCCTGCTCGTAGCGGTCCGTGGTGAGCTCGACGGCGCGGGCGACCTCCTCGTCGTACTTCCCGTAGTCGACAGAGACCAGCTCCTGGGCCGCCTTCGCGGCGGCCTCGACGCCGTCGCGCCACTGGAGTGCGGGGATCACCACCGGCCGTCCCTTCGGGACGCTCAGGCCGCTGGCGTCGCTGACCCGCGTGGACGGCTCGTCGTCGTCGCCGAAGCGGTCGACCAGCAGCAGCGCGAACTCGGCGACCAAGGCCAAGGTGACCAGGGCGAGCACCGCGATCAGCACCCGGGTGGTGCGCGGGCGGGCCAGCAGCCCGGCAGCGCGATCGTCCGGATCCGCCGGCGGTTCCACGGACAGCTCGACCGGCACATCGACCGGCACATCGACCGGCGCATCGATCGGGTCGTCCGTCACGTCGCCGGTCTCCGACGAGGTCGCGCGGGTGGTGTCCGGGCGGCCCGCGATCCGGCGCGGCCGGGGCGTCTGGCCGCGCGAGCTGGCGGGCTTGCGGGGGGTGGGGCGACTCATCTCTTCCTCATCCTGCGCAGCATCAGCCCAGCGCGACGTACTGGAGGTCCTTGGTCAGCCAGCGACCGTCCTCCAGCACCAGCTCGAGCTGGATCCGGTAGTTGCGGGCCTCGGGCTGGAAGTCCGTCGTCTTGTTCCGGACCGTGCCGCTGGTCGCGACGATGGCGGTCGCGGTGTCCTCGTCGCCGGCGACCAGCCCGGCCCAGACCACCTCGGCGACCATGTCGGACTGGGCCTCGGCCGCGAGCTTCTCAAGGTCCTTCGCGCCTTGGGAGTACTGGGAGAGGAAGGTGCCGGTGGCCATCGACTTGACCGCCTCGATGGTGCTCTTCGGCTCCTGGTAGTCGAAGTTCACGAAGGCGGTGACCATCTTCGTCGCGGCGTCGAGCTGGGCGGCCGTGCGCTCCTGCTCGGTGTCGTTCGCGAGCCGGACCGCCTCGATCGTGCCCCGGCCGACGTCCCGGCCGGCGCCCGGCACCACGTCGGTGCCGTTGACCTCGTTGTCGGAGGTGCTCACGTGGAGGTAGAGGAGGAGCAGTGCGACGCAGCCGCACACCACCGTGGCGGCGTACAGGGCGACATTGAGGCGGACCCGGCTCCGCTCGTCGCTCACCTGCTCGCCACCGGACCCACCAACAGCCACTTCCACGCATCCCCTCCCAGGACGGACAGGTCCTCCGGCTGCCGCAGCTCGACCGGGTTCCCCGCGGTGTCGACCAGCCCCGGCACCTGGCCGGTGGACGGATCGTAGGTGCCACTGTAGACGCGACCGGGCGAGGCCCGGTTCTTCCGGTTGCCCGGCGCGTACTTGCTGCCGCGCATGACGTACGGCGGCCCCGCCGTGCAGTTGACGTCCGCCGGCTTGGCGTCGGTCAGGTCCTGCGTGGAGCGCCACTCCGACGGCGGAACGTAGCCCTGGGTGCAGGGCGGGACGCTGTAGTCGAACTGGAGGTTGACATGTCCCCAGCCGTCGGAGGTGCTGCCGGTCGGCCCGCCCGCGATCAGCGCCGGGTAGGTGACGAGCAGCTGCTCGATGCCGTCGAGCTCGCTGAGCAGCACCTGGTCGACGGTGATCAGGTCGCTGAGCAGCACCGGGATCGTCGGCTCCAGCTCCTGGAGCAGCTTGGTCACCGCCCGGGCGGCACCGGGAGTCACACTGAGCACGGTGCGCAGGTCGCCGTCGCTGCCGCGCAGCGCGGTGGTGATCGTGTTGAGATCGGCCGCGAAGCGACGGATGTTCTCCTTCTGTCCCTGCTGGGTCTTCAGGACCGCGAGACCGCTGTCGAGCAGCCGGATGGTCTCCTCGGTGTGCGCACCGGCCTCGGCGATGAACGCCGAGCCGCCGTCGAGGAGGCGCTGCAGGTCGGCGCCGGTGTCGGTGAACATCAGCCCGAGCTCCTCGACGACCTTCGCCAGGCTCTCCTTGTCGACCGAGCCGACGAACCGGTTGAGATCCACGAGCAGGTCGCCCTCGTCGACCGGTAGCGAACGCTCGTCGCCGACGAAGGTCGAGCCATCCTTCGCATAGGGACCCGCGACATCGGCGGGCTGGAAGTCGAGGTACTGCTCACCGACGGCCGAGAGGTTGTGGACGTAGAGCCGCGAGTCCAGCGGCAGCCGGGTCCTCTCCTCGAGATCGAGGGTCAGGTCGACGCCGTCGTCGGTCGTGTCCATCTTCGAGACCCGGCCGATCTTGACCCCGCGATAGGTCACCTCGCTGCCCTCGAAGAGCCCCCCGGAACCGGGCAGGCTCGCCGTCACGGTGATGCCGCGGCCGGTGATCCGGTCGACGACGCCGAGATAGGTCGCGCCGACGTAGATGATGCCGATGGCGCTCAGCGCCACGAACGCCATCAGCCGGATCCGCACTCCCCTGCTCATGACAGCACGCCTCCGCCCAGCAGGTCGGTGGTCGAGGTCCGGTGTGCCGACGGTCGCGCTCCGGTCAGGCCCTTGAGCAGGCCGCCGAGCGGCCCGTTCGGGCCGAGCAGCCCGTTGGAGCCGCCGAGCAGGCCACCGAGGTCGAGGTTCGGCAGGGAGGTGAGCAGCTTGCAGACCGGGCTGTTCTTGATGGCCGGGTCCTGACACTTGGTCTGCAGGTCGGCGAGCAGGTTGACGTCGCTGAGCACCTTCAGGCAGGCGGCGCTGGTCAGGCTGCCGCTCTTGAGGCACTTGCCCACCTGATCGAGGACCTCGCCGAGATCGGGCAGCTGGATCTCGGGAAGGCCCAGCGTCTTGTACAGGTTCGCGAAGTCGAGGTCGGCCCGGATGATCGTGTCGGCGTAGTCGCCCTGCACGATGTTGTTGGCCGCCTGCGGGAACGGGAAGCTGACCAGCAGGTTGAGCCCGGGCGCGAGCTGTTCGTCGGCCTCGGTCAGCCGGCGCAGGATCGGGCTGAGGTCCTCCAGGATCCGGAGCACGTCCTCCTTGCTCGCGTTGATCACCCGGGTGCCGACCTTGCCGAGCTGGTCGAGGGAGCCGAGCATCTGGATCAGCTCGTCGTGCTGCGCAGCGAGCACCTCGACGGCGGGACCGACGGCGTCGAGCGCGTCGCCGATCGTCTTCTTCTCCGCATTGAGCGTCGAGGTCAGGTTGTTGAGCGACTCCAGCGCCTGGATGATGTCGAGCTTCTGCTGGTCGATGGTCCCGACCACCGAGTCCAGTGACGAGAGCAGGTTGCGCAGCCGGTCCTCACGCCCGGACATGACCAGGTTCGCCTCCCGGGTGATGGTGCCGAGCTGGGCCACGCCGCCACCGCTGAGCAGGAAGGACAGCGCGCCGAGGACCTCCTCGACCTCGGGGTTGCGGCCGGTCTTGGCCAGGGCGATCTCGTCACCCTCCCCCAGCCTCCCGGTCGGCGTCTCCTGCTCGGGCGCCTCGAGGGCGACGTACTTCTCCCCGAGCAGGGAGACCTGGCGGATGTCGGCGATCGCGTTGTCGGGCAGCTTGACGTCATCGCGCAGCCGCAGGGTCACCTTCGCGTTCCACCCGGCCCGCTCGACCTCGGTCACCTCGCCGATCACCACGTCGTCGACCATGACCGGCGAGCGGGGGACGACGTTGAGGACGTCGCGGAAGTAGGCCGTCACCTCGAACGCCTCGTCGGCGTCGACGGGGTGCCCGGGCAGCGGCAGGTCGTAGGCGCCGTCGAAGCTGCTACAGCCGGCGAGCAGGGTGGTGCCGAGCAGGAGGGCGACGACGCCGCGCCACGACCTGCGCCGGACGGTCCGGGAGCCGGTCACGAGGCACCTCCGAGCAGGGTCAGGACCGAGGCGTCCTCGCCGGTGGAGTAGGAGACGTCCGACACGTCGGGCACCTGGACGCCGTCCTTCGTGGCGGCCTGCCGGGGCAGATAGCTCTTGAACTCGGGCGGCAGCCAGGGCAGCTTGGTCAGGATCGGCTCGATCA
This region of Nocardioides sp. L-11A genomic DNA includes:
- a CDS encoding glucose 1-dehydrogenase — its product is MGRLDSKVAIVTGAAMGQGAEIARAYVSEGAHVVIADVAKEQGQALADELGDAAHFVHHDVGDAASWASVVDDANARFGAVNVLANNAGILRFGDIERMPAEEVELLWRVNQLGCFLGMQAVTRTMRKNGGGSIINASSVEGLAGMPSCTAYAATKWAIRGMTKCAAMELGPKGIRVNSVHPGMIDTPMTRVHGGDAAMEFGASKVPLRRVGTPEDIAPVYVFLASDESSYINGAEIAVDGGVTSTHAFGA
- a CDS encoding class I SAM-dependent methyltransferase; its protein translation is MPDTAPDQMPSDLLDLARAAKGFMPGDEGDLLFRIALERLPHGPGLEIGTYCGKSGIYLGAAAQRVSRATGATAVVFTVDHHRGSEENQAGWEHHDASVVDPEFGLMDTLGQFRKNIARAGLEDHVIAVVGQSRTVAAHWRTPLSLLFIDGGHGEQPARDDFAGWAHWVDTGGYLAVHDVFPDPADGGRPPYELIYLPALASGAFSEVAVQGSLRVLQRTQGSAGDPL
- a CDS encoding pyridoxamine 5'-phosphate oxidase family protein, producing MSAGRDQVKLTEEEVQGLLEENLKVQVAANGRDGFPHLTTLFYDLQDGRIVFWTYGRSQKILNLERDPRVTALVEDGTDYFELRGVSIEGRAEIVREHDRILEIGKAVSVRMFGVDSFEALGEIGAQTVEKQATKRVGVIIHPDRVASWDHRKMT
- a CDS encoding 3-oxoacyl-ACP reductase, with amino-acid sequence MEATTSLDGKVAIVTGAGAGLGRAEAVALARAGARVVVNDLPGAGDDAVEEIRSLGGQAVVVPGDVSERATADAMVAAAVELGGLDIVVNNAGMTRDRMLFNLGDDEWDAVIAVHLRGHFLLSRNAAAYWRGRAKESESGTVYGSIVNTASEAFLGGSPGQANYAAAKAGIAALTLSTARGLSRIGVRANAICPRARTAMTAEVFGEDRSGQAVDPYSADHVAPLVAYLASPAAERITGQVFVVYGGMVALVAAPVVEQRFDAAGDLWTGDDLDKQLGGFFADRDPHVGFAADSIMRLSV
- a CDS encoding prenyltransferase, with amino-acid sequence MTAVPEVALSRLPYVDGVLTAQEVADTAAAIAAMQEPWGAVPWTTGEHVDIWNHVEAAMAMLVGGQVEAAERAYAWVPTMQRADGSWPMKIVGGEPADERGEVNMSAYFAVGLWHHWLVRRDIRFVERYWPSVRAGLDFVVSLQQPFGGIRWTPVDDFCLLTGNSSIYHSLRAGVALADLMDDPQPEWELAGGRLGHAVRTHADRFADKSTYSMDWYYPVLGGPVRGEAALALLERRWDDFVVPGLGIHCVDTNPWVTGAETCELAMALDVIGDSASRRRALRLVADMQHLRESDGRYWTGWVYADPARPAPDDEPRDVHWPHEHTTYTAAAVLLAVDALGETYGHATPGSGIMRGTSLAPHFEEIALECECASERVAR
- a CDS encoding glycosyltransferase family 4 protein produces the protein MLSYRSKTHVGGQGVYLRHLSRELTRLGHTVEVFSGQPYPALDEGVTLTKVPSLDLYREPDPFRVPRLREFRDLIDVQEFAIMCLAGFPEPRTFARRIVKVLAQRRGDFDVVHDNQVLGHGMLDVEAAVGAPMLTTIHHPITFDRRIDLAQTRNPWRKFTLRRWYGFLRMQAHVARRARWILTPSEASKRDIARDFDVDPARMQVILLGVDDNFVPPSKPRVPGRIMAMASADAPMKGVATLLEAFAKLRTERDVELVLVTRPAPGGRTEKLIEKLGIGDAVRFAHGLTDDELVELMGSAEVACVPSLYEGFSLPTAEMMACATPLIVSRAGAIPEVVGEDGECADLVAPGDVGELLHALERMLDDPERRARMGAAGRRRVEEQFSWKAVAVKVAAAYDKVIADHAAEAAEKGN
- a CDS encoding TetR family transcriptional regulator — its product is MTIANPSTSDDLGSAAQRERRKRILDATYDLAKSGGFDAVQMRAVAERADVALGTLYRYFPSKIHLLVSALGRQFDEASARLGEREIPGDTQAERVLYVLKRMARGMQGDPKLTEALTRAFMFADSSVTNEIHVVGMAMTSIVTHAMHGGVPDEGALTDQDVAIARVIGDVWLSALVAWVTGRSTAAETAAHMETAVGLILRD
- a CDS encoding ferredoxin yields the protein MKIKVDFDLCESNGLCEAMAPEVFELDDDDFLQLHTEHTTDENLENVKRAVAACPRAAITLVEE
- a CDS encoding class I SAM-dependent methyltransferase, with the translated sequence MLTVDFDRLGLRAGDRVLDMGAGAGRHSFEMYRRGADVIAFDLDAEELEGVRDLFVAMKEAGEVPEGAEADVKQGDALALPFADGEFDRVVCSEVLEHIHDDVAAIRELIRVLRPGGTLAVTVPRWLPEVINWRLSADYHHAAGGHIRIYTDHELVDKITKGGRSNDGTPGEAMLFEGKSYTHGLHAPYWWIKCAVGVENDTHPLAKAYHKLLVWEIMKQPTALRLAGKVLDPMIGKSMVLYFRKPDDA
- a CDS encoding NAD(P)/FAD-dependent oxidoreductase gives rise to the protein MATPGESIVDCDLAVVGAGPTGLFATYYAGFRGMRVALIDSLPELGGQITAMYPEKAILDVAGFPSVKGRDLVEGLAAQALSAKPEQLLGRTATDLAVDDDGLTLRLDDGIDVRAKALVITAGIGKFSPRPLPAAEGWVGRGVEFFVPGFEPYRDQDVVIVGGGDSAFDWAVHLEPVARSVTLVHRRDAFRAHQRTVEQVQASSVRIVTKAEVAALRDADGGSAGPLAEVELSVDGESQRLPAQAVVAALGFIADLGPLQQWGLETHRRHIVVDPSMRTTLPRVFAAGDITEYAGKVRLIAVGFGEAATAVNNAAVVIDPTAHVFPGHSSEGS